One Streptomyces hundungensis DNA segment encodes these proteins:
- a CDS encoding response regulator, producing the protein MTIKVVLADDQALLRSAFRVLVDSEPDMEVVGEAADGAEVVDVVHRTLPDVVLMDIRMPGTDGLAATRAITADPALASVHVVMLTTFEVDEYVVRSLRAGASGFLGKGAEPEELLGAIRIAAAGEALLSPAATKGLITTFLAQGGSWDAGEEESRRYGERLAALTVREREVLVQVAGGHSNDEIAERLTVSPLTVKTHVNRAMAKLSARDRAQLVVIAYESGLVRPRVE; encoded by the coding sequence ATGACCATCAAGGTGGTACTCGCCGACGACCAGGCGCTGCTGCGCTCGGCCTTCCGCGTCCTGGTCGACTCCGAGCCGGACATGGAGGTCGTGGGCGAGGCGGCCGACGGCGCCGAGGTCGTCGACGTGGTCCACCGGACGCTGCCGGACGTCGTCCTGATGGACATCCGGATGCCCGGCACCGACGGCCTGGCCGCGACCCGCGCCATCACCGCCGACCCCGCCCTCGCCTCCGTCCACGTGGTGATGCTGACGACCTTCGAGGTCGACGAGTACGTGGTGCGGTCGCTGCGGGCGGGTGCCTCGGGCTTCCTCGGCAAGGGCGCCGAGCCCGAGGAGCTGCTCGGCGCGATCCGGATCGCCGCGGCCGGCGAGGCCCTGCTCTCCCCGGCCGCGACCAAGGGCCTGATCACCACCTTCCTTGCCCAGGGCGGCAGTTGGGACGCCGGCGAGGAGGAGTCGCGGCGGTACGGCGAGCGGCTCGCCGCCCTGACCGTGCGCGAGCGCGAGGTGCTGGTCCAGGTCGCGGGCGGCCACTCCAACGACGAGATCGCCGAGCGGCTCACCGTCAGCCCGCTCACGGTCAAGACCCACGTCAACCGGGCGATGGCCAAATTGAGCGCCCGCGACCGCGCCCAACTGGTGGTAATCGCCTACGAATCGGGCCTTGTCCGCCCACGGGTGGAGTGA